The DNA sequence TTTTCTTGCCTGCTTGACCACACATGGATATGCGGTCACACTTCGCCCTCCTCGTGGTCCTCCTATCCCTCCTCATTGCGGGTACCACCGTTGTCGCGGGTGATATCAACTCACATTCGACCAGCAGTCATGTGGTACAAGACCGTACCGCGAAGAACGCGACGCAAACCAACGGGACGACGATGCGGATCAAACCCCGCTCCGATGGTGACGCCAGGTGGAACGTTTCGATGCAGTTCGCACTTACCGACGAGAACGAAACGGCAGCGTTCGAACGAATGGGTGAGGATTTCGAGAACGGTAACCTCAACAGCGGAAGCGTCAGTCTTTCTGCGAAGACGTTTCGAGCGATCGCTAGACAGGAACAGGCTGCGACGGGGCGTCAGATGCAGATTCGGAACCCGCAACGGAACTACTTCGTCAGCAACGACACCGGAACGCTATCGCTCACCTTCATTTGGACGAATTTTACGCGGGTGAACGGTGATCGGCTCTATCTCCACGACGTATTTCTGTATAACGACGGTGAATCGACGTGGCTTCGTTCGCTTTCCGAAAAGCAGACTCTCGTCATCGAGGACCCCGACGGGTATCGGATTCTCGACTCTAACATCGGACACAACAACGGAACCATTTCCGTGTCTGGAAGCTCCGAAAGCGCTCGTCCCCTTCCGGAACTCCTCGACGTCACATACACCGAAAAAGACACGTCGGGTCCGACGGAGAACTCTTTCCCTTACGAGTATGCCGCCGGATTCTTGGCCCTCGTCGGTCTCACCGGTGCCGGTGTCTACGCATTCCTCCAGCGCGATGACGACGATGATGAACTCGTCGTCGATTCCGACCCCGTCGATGGACAACCCGTACCGCCGGAACCCGATCCGGACGACGACCCTGAACCGGACCTCGACTTGCTGTCCGACGAGGAGCGCGTCGAACACCTGTTGAAACAGAACGGCGGTCGAATGAAACAGGCGACCATCGTCAAGGAGACGAACTGGTCGAACGCCAAAGTCTCCCAGTTGCTCTCGGCGATGAACGAGAGCGGGCGTGTGGACAAACTTCGAATCGGTCGGGAGAACCTCATCACGCTCCCCGGCGAGGACATCACCGATTTCGATACCGACGAGTAGCCGCCCGATCTCCCCCGCCAATAGGTAACAAATCCGATTAGTACGGCGTGTGCATTGTCAGCCGTTTCGAAAACGTTTACCCGCTACCCGGAAAGGAATTGATTATGAAGGTCCTTGTAACGGTGAAAGAAGTCGCCGAACTCGCGGATGACTTCGAGGTGGAAGGGACGAGGTAGACGACCGCTACCTCGAATATGACCTGAACGAGTGGGATGACTACGCCGTCGAGGAGGGTGTCCAGCTGAACGAGGCGGGCATCGCCGACGAAGTCGTAACCGTCACTATCGGCCCGGAACGCGCCGAAGAGACGATCCGGATGGCTCTCGCCAAAGGGGCGGACCGTTCGATCCGCGTCTGGGACGAAGCACTCGAAGACGCCGGACTGCTCGACGTGGAGACCAAAACCGAAATCCTCTCCGCCGTTGTCGCGGAAGAGGAACCCGACCTCGTGTTGACCGGCGTGCAAGCCGGTGACGACGCGTTCGGCGCGACCGGTGTCGCACTCGCCGACGAGATCGACTTCGAGTGGGGTGCGGTCGTCAACGGCCTCGACGTGGATGCCGACGATGGCGTCGCACATGTCCACCGCGAACTGGAGGGCGGCGTCGAGGAACTGACGGACATCGAAATCCCGGCCGTACTGACCATCCAGACGGGTATCAACGAACCGCGCTACGCGAGTCTGCGCGGAATCCGACAGGCACAGTCCAAGGAAATCGCACCGAAGACGCTCGGCGACCTCGGTCTGAACGCCGACGCGGTGGGGAGCGATTTGACACTGACCGACATGTACGAACCCGAGAGCGAGAGCGACGCGGAGATTTTCGAGGGAAGCACCGATGAGACGGCGGCGAAACTTGCTGACGTGCTCCGCGAGAAGGGGGTCGTCCAATGAGCGACGTGCTCGCCATCACGGAACACCGACGCGGTGACCTCCGCGACGAGAGTTTCGAAATCATCTCCGCAGGCCGTGAACTCGCCGACGACGCGGGTGGCGACCTGCACCTCGCCGTCATCAGCGGCGACGTGGATTCCTACGCGGACACGCTGAACCGCACCGGCGTCGATGCGATCCACACCGTCGAATACGGCGAGGAGTTCAACCACGACGTGTACGTACAGGCCATCGAGGCGCTGGTCGGCGACCTCGAACCGACGTTCGTCCTCATGCCGAACAGCGTGAACGGACTGGACTACGCGCCCGCCGTCGCCAACCGTCTCGACCTGCCGCTCGTCACCGACGTCATCGGCTTCGAGTACGGCGACACGCTCACGACGACGCGTGAGATGTACGGTTCGAAAGTCGAGACGACGGTGGAAGTCGAGGGCGACCAGTTCGCCCTGACGACCCGTGGTGCCGAGTGGCCGGAAGCGGAAGGCGTCGGCGACGCCGACGTCTCCGCGTTCGACTTCGAACCCGACGAGGACGCCATCCGCTCGACCGTCACCGGATTCGAGGAAGTCGGCGCTGGCGACGTGGACATCAGCGAGGCGGAGTTCCTCGTCAGTATCGGCCGCGGTATCGAGGAGGAGGACAACCTCCCGCTCATCGAGGACCTCGTGGAAGCCACCGGCGCGACGCTCTCCTCGTCACGTCCCATCGTGGACAACGGTTGGCTCCCGAAGAATCGGCAGGTCGGCCAGTCCGGTTCGCAGGTGACGCCGAAGGTCTACCTCGCGATCGGTATCTCCGGTGCGGTCCAGCACGTCGCCGGGATGAAGGGTTCAGACACCATCATCGCGGTCAACACGGACCCGAACGCACCCATCTTCGACATCGCCGACTACGGTATCGTCGGCGACCTGTTCGAAGTAGTGCCGGAACTGATCGAGCAGTTTAGCTAAGGATTTCGCGGTTTTTTGGTCCAGATTTTTGCCGCTCGAACGGAGTGAGAGCGGGAAAAAGGTGGTCGAAGTAGTGCCGGAACTGATCGAGCAGTTTCAGCTAAGGTTTTCGCGGTTTTTTGGTCTCTTCGTGAGCGAAGCTCTGACGGTGCAGAATTTTGCCGTTCGTCGTTGACCGTTGACCGACGGGAATCGGTCGTTATTCTCCGCTACTGCGAATCGGTCAGTCGCCCCGAATCCGCGTCAGAATCCGGTCCTTCCGTCGAATCGGCTTCGAGGACGTCCTCCAGCCATCGGCCACGGAAGAAAAAGAACGCGCCAGCGACGGCCGCCGTCACGTTCGATACTGCGATGGCGTACCACGCGCCGGTGGCGCCGACGCTGAAGACGAGGATGGCGACAACTGCGATGACAGCACGGACTCCCCACAACGACGTCACGGCGATTCCCATCGCCATCCGGGTGGACCCCGACCCGTAGAACGCTCCGTTCATCATGTGGTAGGCGGCCATGATGATCCACGTCGGCGCGACGATTCGGAGGAACGTCGCACCCTGATCGATTATCGCGTCGGAGCCTGCCCCCGTGATAAACAGGCCGACGATGGGTCGAGCGTACCAAAACGTCAGCACGCCAGCGACGAGGAAGGCCACCCCGAGGATTGCGACGGCGATGTACACCGTGCGTCGAGCGCGATCCCGCCGCCTGTTTCCGAGGTTTTGCCCGACCACGGTCTCGACGGACATCCCCATCGCCACAGTCGGAAGCCAAACGAGGGAGATGAATCGGGTGCCGATACCGTACGCCGCGACGGCGTCGGTGCTGACGGTAGCGAGGAGCGCCGTCATGACGATGACCGCGATGGATTGGGTGCTCTGGTCGATAGCTCCGGGAACCCCGATTCGAAGTATCTTCCCGACGGTCTCGGATTTCAACCGGAGGTCGTCCAGCGCGAGATGCAGACCGACGCGGCCGCCGAACAACAACCAGAATCCGATGACGGCCGCGATTCCCCGCGAGAGAACGGTCGCTACCGCGGCGCCTGCGACTCCAAACCCGCCGAAGCCAGTGGTGGTAAACAGCGAACGCTGGAGTCCACCGAGACCGAACCATCCGAACAGCGGATTGCCAGTAAATCCGAGGACGAAAAACGGGTCGAGTACGATGTTGAGGCCGACGCTGAGGACCATCAGATACATTGGCGTCTTCGTGTCTCCCCAGCCACGGAGTAGGGCCATGAACACGTAAAAGCCGAAGGTGAACGGCATGCCGAGGACGACGATTCGCGTGTAGGTGACGGCCAATTCGTGGACCTTCGTTCCCGGCGTGGTCCCGATGGCGTGGAGCAATTCCGGGGCGAAGACGACGCCAAGCATCGAAACGGCAACCGAGAGCAATCCGACGAAGCCGACCGTTTGTCCGGCGACGTGCCCGAGTCGATCGTCGTTGCCTGCGCCCGTGTTCTGCGCGATGAGGATGGTTCCCGCGTTCGTCATCCCGCCGCCGACGCTTACGAGCAGGAATATCGGCGGCCACGAGAACGACAGCGCCGCCACCGCATCGGCACCAAGCCGTCCGACCCAGAACGTGTCCGTCAGATTGTACGCCACTTGCAGCAACTGCGTGGCGGTGAGCGGGAGAGCCAACGCGAGAAGCGGCCACAGTATCGACCCGTGGGTGAACCGTGTGGACTTCCCGTTCGAAGCGTCGCTCATGCTCGAATTTTGTATGGTGTACCCACCCGAA is a window from the Haladaptatus sp. R4 genome containing:
- a CDS encoding electron transfer flavoprotein subunit alpha/FixB family protein, yielding MSDVLAITEHRRGDLRDESFEIISAGRELADDAGGDLHLAVISGDVDSYADTLNRTGVDAIHTVEYGEEFNHDVYVQAIEALVGDLEPTFVLMPNSVNGLDYAPAVANRLDLPLVTDVIGFEYGDTLTTTREMYGSKVETTVEVEGDQFALTTRGAEWPEAEGVGDADVSAFDFEPDEDAIRSTVTGFEEVGAGDVDISEAEFLVSIGRGIEEEDNLPLIEDLVEATGATLSSSRPIVDNGWLPKNRQVGQSGSQVTPKVYLAIGISGAVQHVAGMKGSDTIIAVNTDPNAPIFDIADYGIVGDLFEVVPELIEQFS
- a CDS encoding MATE family efflux transporter — protein: MSDASNGKSTRFTHGSILWPLLALALPLTATQLLQVAYNLTDTFWVGRLGADAVAALSFSWPPIFLLVSVGGGMTNAGTILIAQNTGAGNDDRLGHVAGQTVGFVGLLSVAVSMLGVVFAPELLHAIGTTPGTKVHELAVTYTRIVVLGMPFTFGFYVFMALLRGWGDTKTPMYLMVLSVGLNIVLDPFFVLGFTGNPLFGWFGLGGLQRSLFTTTGFGGFGVAGAAVATVLSRGIAAVIGFWLLFGGRVGLHLALDDLRLKSETVGKILRIGVPGAIDQSTQSIAVIVMTALLATVSTDAVAAYGIGTRFISLVWLPTVAMGMSVETVVGQNLGNRRRDRARRTVYIAVAILGVAFLVAGVLTFWYARPIVGLFITGAGSDAIIDQGATFLRIVAPTWIIMAAYHMMNGAFYGSGSTRMAMGIAVTSLWGVRAVIAVVAILVFSVGATGAWYAIAVSNVTAAVAGAFFFFRGRWLEDVLEADSTEGPDSDADSGRLTDSQ